One window from the genome of Sphaerotilus microaerophilus encodes:
- a CDS encoding TIGR02679 family protein, producing the protein MRKPATIDPRLQRLLGGDTLAALRARLRRHYERGGAAGGVLHLGDLHGAEREALALLSGRPASSARSLRLDLAQLDLALRNAGIATSLHDALQQLDGPLTDRSAERAAAQTAWQALLAQPRADARLRDWLVTTSAAGLLKRLAHQDCAAASALLAQADAVLQRLPAPGLPRAQLAAQTLGDAHALDDGRPVATLVLAAWRHAPATLAASRSSDAGDPGTETDSPAQEEATDPAAPAPERSRDLWARAGVLVNELARPVLVLNLPSPTGSGALTWQPGEPAYLSLRWLLRHAPAWAVAGRTVYVCENPNLLAIAADRLGPQCAPLVCTDGMPAAAQRTLLQQLSQCGARLRCHADFDWPGLRIINQLLSHPGTEPWCMGTADYEAATLTTSGSNLAMTGPEATALWDARLAHAMHKRGRAIAEEALADRLLNHLSQTR; encoded by the coding sequence ATGCGCAAGCCCGCCACCATCGACCCGCGCCTGCAGCGCCTGCTGGGCGGCGACACCCTGGCCGCGCTGCGTGCGCGCCTGCGCCGCCACTATGAGCGCGGCGGCGCGGCCGGCGGGGTGCTGCACCTGGGCGACCTGCACGGCGCCGAGCGCGAAGCCCTGGCGCTGCTGAGCGGGCGCCCGGCCAGCAGCGCCCGCTCGTTGCGGCTGGATCTGGCGCAGCTCGACCTCGCCTTGCGCAACGCTGGCATCGCCACATCGCTGCACGACGCGCTGCAGCAGCTGGACGGGCCGCTCACCGACCGGTCCGCCGAGCGCGCTGCGGCGCAGACCGCCTGGCAGGCACTGCTGGCGCAGCCGCGGGCAGACGCCAGGCTCCGAGACTGGCTGGTCACGACGAGCGCTGCGGGCCTGCTCAAGCGCCTGGCCCACCAGGACTGCGCTGCCGCATCTGCCCTGCTCGCCCAGGCCGATGCGGTGCTCCAGCGTCTGCCTGCCCCAGGCCTGCCGCGCGCGCAACTGGCCGCCCAGACCCTGGGCGATGCCCATGCGCTGGACGACGGCCGCCCGGTGGCCACGCTGGTGCTGGCGGCGTGGCGACATGCGCCAGCAACGCTCGCCGCATCACGGTCCAGCGACGCCGGTGACCCTGGTACAGAAACTGACAGCCCCGCCCAGGAAGAGGCCACAGACCCGGCCGCACCAGCCCCCGAGCGCAGCCGCGACCTGTGGGCCCGCGCCGGCGTGCTGGTCAATGAGCTGGCCCGACCGGTGCTCGTGCTCAACCTGCCCAGCCCCACGGGTTCGGGCGCCCTGACCTGGCAGCCGGGCGAGCCGGCCTACCTCTCGCTGCGCTGGCTGCTGCGCCACGCACCGGCCTGGGCGGTGGCCGGACGCACCGTCTACGTCTGCGAAAACCCCAACCTGCTGGCCATTGCGGCCGACCGACTGGGTCCGCAGTGCGCCCCGCTGGTGTGCACCGACGGCATGCCAGCCGCAGCCCAACGAACGCTGCTGCAGCAACTGTCACAGTGCGGCGCACGCCTGCGCTGCCACGCGGACTTCGACTGGCCCGGCCTGCGCATCATCAACCAGTTGCTGAGCCACCCCGGCACTGAGCCCTGGTGTATGGGGACAGCCGACTACGAAGCCGCCACGCTCACCACCAGCGGCTCAAACCTTGCGATGACTGGCCCCGAAGCGACAGCCCTTTGGGACGCCCGACTGGCCCATGCGATGCACAAGCGTGGCAGGGCAATCGCGGAAGAGGCACTGGCAGATCGGCTCCTGAATCACCTGTCACAGACCCGCTGA